A stretch of Natator depressus isolate rNatDep1 chromosome 2, rNatDep2.hap1, whole genome shotgun sequence DNA encodes these proteins:
- the TSHZ1 gene encoding teashirt homolog 1 yields MPRRKQQAPRRSAAYVPEEELKAAEIDEDRVEDDGLSLDIQESEYLCNEETEIKEAQSYQNSPVSTATNQDAGYGSPFSENSDHLAHFKSTSSQEEKEDHQCTDNASYPQDSLAQIKAVYANLLSESCWSSLALDLKKSSPTTSNNEISQNENTTNCNANTNTHSTSTNTSTSTSTSNCNTSNSNSGGSGYDWHQAALAKTLQQTSSYGLLPEPSLFSTVQLYRQNNKLYGSVFTGASKFRCKDCSAAYDTLVELTVHMNETGHYRDDNRDKESEKTKRWSKPRKRSLMEMEGKEDAQKVLKCMYCGHSFESLQDLSVHMIKTKHYQKVPLKEPVPAITKLVPSTKKRALQDLASPCSPEPPGITAEGALSESAKDQKTANPYVTPNNRYGYQNGASYTWQFEARKAQILKCMECGSSHDTLQQLTAHMMVTGHFLKVTNSASKKGKQLVLDPVVEEKIQSIPLPPTTHTRLPASNIKKHPDSPAGSTNSEEKKDPEKEKVVVTETDKKIKEESEDSTEKFEPTTLYQYLREEDLDDSPKGGIDILKSLENTVTTAISKAQNGAPSWGGYPSIHAAYQLPGTVKSLQPTVQSVQMQPSYASSVKSLSSEHSALVHSPGSLTPPPHKSNVSAMEELVEKVTGKINVKREEKPAEKEKSSPVKPTSPAAKENKDFPKSEEINNKQQQKKSPNAEVQKVKKDSPAEAHTPNGTEPLKAKVANGCNNLGIITDHSPEPSFINPLSALQSIMNTHLGKVSKPVSPSLDPLAMLYKISNSMLDKPIYPTTPVKQADAIDRYYYENSDQPIDLTKSKSKPLVSSVADSVSSPLRESALMDISDMVKNLTGRLTPKSSTPSTVSEKSDADGSSFEEALDELSPVHKRKGRQSNWNPQHLLILQAQFASSLRETPEGKYIMSDLGPQERVHISKFTGLSMTTISHWLANVKYQLRRTGGTKFLKNLDTGHPVFFCNDCASQFRTASTYISHLETHLGFSLKDLSKLPLNQIQEQQNVSKVLTNKTLGSLGISEEDLGSTFQCKLCNRTFASKHAVKLHLSKTHGKSPEDHLIYVTELEKQ; encoded by the coding sequence cATATGTTCCTGAGGAGGAATTGAAGGCAGCGGAAATAGATGAAGACAGAGTGGAGGATGACGGGCTATCTCTAGACATCCAGGAGAGTGAGTATTTGTGCAATGAAGAAACAGAGATCAAAGAGGCTCAAAGCTACCAGAACTCCCCAGTCAGCACTGCAACTAATCAAGATGCAGGCTATGGTTCGCCGTTTAGTGAAAACAGTGATCATCTGGCCCATTTCAAAAGCACTTCCTCTCAAGAAGAGAAAGAGGATCATCAGTGCACAGACAATGCTTCCTATCCACAGGACAGCTTGGCACAAATAAAAGCTGTGTATGCAAATTTACTCTCAGAGTCTTGCTGGTCCAGTTTAGCTTTGGACTTAAAGAAATCCAGTCCAACTACCAGCAACAATGAAATCAGCCAGAATGAAAACACCACCAATTGCAATGCTAATACCAACACCCACAGTACCAGTACCAACACTAGTACCAGTACTAGTACGAGTAACTGTAATACTAGTAACAGTAACAGTGGTGGCTCAGGTTATGACTGGCACCAAGCTGCATTAGCTAAAACTTTGCAGCAGACTTCTTCGTATGGACTTCTCCCAGAGCCTAGTCTGTTCAGCACAGTTCAGCTTTACCGGCAAAACAATAAACTCtatgggtctgtgttcaccggtGCTAGTAAATTTCGATGCAAAGACTGCAGTGCAGCCTATGACACACTGGTGGAGCTAACAGTGCATATGAATGAAACTGGACATTACCGTGATGACAACAGAGATAAAGAATCTGAAAAGACCAAACGGTGGTCAAAGCCTAGAAAACGTTCACTTATGGAAATGGAAGGCAAAGAGGATGCTCAAAAAGTGCTGAAATGCATGTACTGTGGGCATTCATTTGAATCTTTGCAAGACCTGAGTGTCCATATGATAAAAACAAAGCATTACCAGAAAGTGCCTCTGAAGGAACCAGTACCAGCCATCACTAAATTGGTCCCTTCTACCAAAAAGCGAGCACTTCAGGACTTAGCTTCACCTTGTTCACCTGAGCCACCAGGGATCACTGCAGAGGGTGCATTGAGTGAGTCTGCAAAGGATCAGAAAACTGCCAATCCCTATGTGACTCCAAACAATCGCTATGGCTATCAAAATGGTGCTAGCTACACTTGGCAGTTTGAGGCCCGTAAAGCCCAGATATTGAAATGCATGGAATGTGGCAGTTCTCATGACACGTTGCAGCAACTTACTGCTCATATGATGGTCACTGGTCATTTTTTGAAGGTGACCAACTCCGCCTCGAAAAAAGGAAAACAACTAGTGTTGGACCCTGTGGTGGAGGAAAAGATACAGTCCATACCTCTGCCACCTACCACCCATACGAGACTACCAGCCTCCAATATTAAAAAGCATCCTGATTCTCCAGCTGGGTCTACAAACTCTGAGGAGAAGAAGGACCCAGAAAAGGAAAAGGTGGTTGTCACTGAAACAGACAAAAAGATAAAAGAGGAGAGTGAGGACTCTACGGAAAAATTTGAGCCAACAACTTTATATCAGTACCTCAgagaggaggatctggatgacagTCCTAAAGGTGGAATAGACATATTGAAATCCCTTGAGAACACGGTGACAACAGCCATCAGCAAGGCTCAGAATGGAGCACCTTCCTGGGGAGGATACCCCAGCATTCATGCAGCTTACCAGCTACCGGGAACAGTAAAGTCCCTACAACCCACAGTGCAGAGTGTTCAAATGCAGCCATCCTATGCCAGTAGTGTAAAATCACTGTCGTCGGAACACAGTGCACTCGTCCATTCCCCAGGTAGTCTCACACCCCCACCTCACAAGAGTAATGTGTCTGCGATGGAGGAGCTGGTGGAGAAGGTTACAGGTAAAATCAATGTAAAGAGGGAAGAAAAACCTGCAGAGAAAGAGAAGAGTTCTCCCGTTAAACCAACATCACCTGCTGCTAAAGAAAACAAAGACTTTCCCAAATCAGAGGAAATAAAcaacaaacagcagcagaaaaaGAGTCCCAATGCAGAAGTTCAGAAGGTCAAAAAGGACAGTCCAGCTGAAGCTCATACTCCAAATGGTACAGAGCCACTCAAAGCAAAAGTCGCAAATGGCTGTAATAATTTAGGAATCATCACAGATCATTCGCCTGAGCCATCTTTCATTAACCCATTGAGTGCTTTACAGTCCATTATGAATACCCACCTAGGCAAAGTTTCTAAGCCAGTAAGCCCCTCCTTGGACCCTTTGGCCATGTTGTACAAAATTAGCAACAGTATGTTGGACAAACCTATTTACCCGACCACTCCGGTCAAGCAGGCTGATGCCATCGACCGGTACTACTATGAAAACAGTGATCAGCCCATTGATTTAACCAAGTCCAAAAGCAAACCTCTTGTTTCCAGTGTGGCTGACTCTGTCTCTTCTCCTCTAAGGGAGAGCGCCCTAATGGATATTTCTGATATGGTGAAAAATCTCACCGGGCGTTTGACACCCAAGTCTTCGACTCCGTCTACTGTGTCAGAGAAGTCGGATGCTGATGGAAGCAGTTTTGAGGAAGCTCTGGATGAGCTGTCACCAGTACACAAGAGGAAAGGCAGGCAGTCCAACTGGAACCCTCAGCATCTTCTGATCCTTCAAGCACAGTTTGCTTCCAGCTTGAGGGagacaccagaaggcaaatatattatGTCAGACCTCGGTCCACAGGAGCGGGTACACATCTCTAAGTTTACTGGTCTTTCCATGACCACAATTAGCCACTGGCTGGCCAATGTGAAGTATCAGTTAAGGAGGACAGGTGGAACTAAGTTTTTAAAGAACCTAGACACAGGACATCCTGTTTTCTTTTGCAATGATTGTGCCTCTCAATTCAGGACTGCTTCTACATACATAAGTCACTTAGAGACACATTTAGGGTTTAGTTTGAAGGATCTGTCAAAGTTGCCACTAAATCAGATTCAAGAACAGCAGAATGTTTCAAAAGTCCTCACGAACAAGACTTTGGGCTCACTTGGAATTTCTGAGGAGGACTTGGGATCCACATTCCAGTGTAAGCTCTGTAACCGAACTTTTGCAAGCAAGCACGCAGTCAAACTGCACCTTAGTAAAACACACGGCAAGTCCCCAGAGGACCATCTGATCTATGTAACTGAGTTAGAAAAACAATAG